The Equus asinus isolate D_3611 breed Donkey chromosome 4, EquAss-T2T_v2, whole genome shotgun sequence genome has a segment encoding these proteins:
- the NTS gene encoding neurotensin/neuromedin N: MAGMKIQLVCMILLAFSSWCLCSDSEEDMKALEADLLTNMHTSKISKANVPSWKMTLLNVCSLITSLNSQAEETGEFREDELVARRKFPPALDGFSFEAMLTIYQLRKICHSRDFQHWELIQEDVLDTGSDKNDKEEVIKRKIPYILKRQLYENKPRRPYILKRGSYYY, from the exons ATGGCAGGAATGAAAATCCAGCTGGTATGCATGATACTCCTGGCTTTCAGCTCCTGGTGTCTGTGCTCAG ATTCAGAAGAGGACATGAAAGCGTTAGAAGCAGATTTATTGACCAATATGCATACATCAAag ATCAGTAAAGCAAATGTCCCTTCTTGGAAAATGACCCTGCTAAATGTTTGCAGCCTTATAACCAGCCTGAACAGCCAAGCTGAGGAAACTGGAGAGTTTCGTGAAGACGAGCTTGTTGCAAGACGGAAATTTCCTCCTGCCTTAGATGGCTTTAGCTTTGAGGCAATGTTGACAATATACCAGCTCCGAAAAATCTGTCACAGCAGGGACTTTCAACACTGGGAg TTAATTCAGGAAGATGTTCTTGATACTGGAAGTGACAAAAATGACAAGGAAGaagttataaagagaaaaattccttACATTCTCAAACGGCAGCTATATGAGAATAAACCCAGAAGACCCTACATACTCAAAAGAGGTTCTTACTACTActga